In Fusobacterium perfoetens ATCC 29250, a genomic segment contains:
- a CDS encoding cell division protein SepF — MDCEIAFFKPERFEECLKYVGYLKENKYVHINLADVEENTKKRIMDFLSGAMFIQEGKIIYLGENIICTVPKNGKYFLEYENKLSKKDYPGSYDEEEEIIPIFRR; from the coding sequence ATGGATTGCGAAATAGCTTTTTTTAAACCAGAAAGATTTGAAGAATGTTTAAAATATGTAGGATACTTAAAAGAAAATAAGTATGTTCATATAAATTTAGCAGATGTAGAGGAAAATACTAAAAAAAGAATAATGGATTTTCTTAGTGGTGCTATGTTTATTCAAGAAGGAAAAATTATTTATTTAGGAGAAAATATTATTTGTACAGTTCCTAAAAATGGAAAATATTTCTTAGAATATGAAAATAAACTTTCTAAGAAAGATTATCCAGGTTCTTATGATGAAGAAGAAGAAATAATTCCAATATTTAGAAGATAA
- a CDS encoding DHH family phosphoesterase has protein sequence MFLEKLEKSKNIIISSHVNPDGDSIGSGLALYWAIKNKYPKKNIRYIIEDNVPYNYKFLKGADKIEKYINLKDEPKADIFIVIDSANFKRIGRVGEFKKDAFLVNIDHHISNSNFGDYNFVKQSSSASEVLYEVLTDILKIDIDKTIAECLYVGITTDSGSFQYESTTKETFEVASKLLEKGIDKDKIINHIYKSRTLGYMKVLGLALSKMNIIKEKKLVYFTLSRDFIIKENIQKDETDGIVEKMLEYVGCEVALFLKEEENGKIKGSLRSKEKVDVNNVARIFDGGGHKRAAGFTTDLMEKDIIISIIERV, from the coding sequence ATGTTTTTAGAAAAATTAGAAAAAAGTAAAAATATAATTATATCGTCTCATGTAAATCCAGATGGTGATTCAATAGGAAGTGGATTAGCTTTATATTGGGCCATAAAAAATAAATATCCTAAAAAAAATATAAGATATATAATAGAAGATAATGTTCCTTATAATTATAAATTTTTAAAAGGAGCAGATAAAATTGAAAAATATATTAATTTAAAAGATGAGCCTAAAGCAGATATTTTTATAGTTATAGATTCAGCAAATTTTAAAAGAATAGGTAGAGTTGGAGAATTTAAAAAAGATGCTTTTTTAGTAAATATTGACCATCATATAAGTAATTCAAATTTTGGAGATTATAATTTTGTTAAACAAAGTTCTTCTGCAAGTGAAGTTTTATATGAAGTTTTAACAGATATTTTAAAAATTGATATTGACAAAACTATAGCAGAATGTCTTTATGTGGGAATAACTACTGATTCTGGAAGTTTTCAATATGAAAGTACAACAAAGGAAACTTTTGAAGTTGCAAGCAAATTATTAGAAAAAGGAATTGATAAAGATAAGATTATAAATCATATTTATAAAAGTAGAACTTTAGGATATATGAAAGTTTTAGGACTAGCACTTTCTAAAATGAATATAATTAAAGAAAAAAAATTGGTATATTTTACTTTAAGTAGAGATTTTATAATTAAAGAGAATATTCAAAAAGATGAAACTGATGGTATTGTTGAAAAAATGTTAGAATATGTCGGATGTGAAGTGGCGTTATTTTTAAAAGAAGAAGAAAATGGAAAGATAAAAGGAAGTTTAAGAAGTAAAGAAAAAGTAGATGTAAATAATGTTGCAAGAATTTTTGATGGTGGAGGACATAAAAGAGCAGCAGGTTTTACTACAGATTTAATGGAAAAAGATATAATAATATCAATAATAGAAAGAGTATAG
- the hprK gene encoding HPr(Ser) kinase/phosphatase, whose protein sequence is MLDEPKIVTLRDIIEHFNLEVLVDGDLDQRIYMNEIHRVGYEFTGFFVDKEELKRSVHVMGHRESEYLLRLSSEERHKILDRYFSHKFPALILSCKTKYIESILERAKIYNKVVLRTKNRTTEFIRDFNNLLRNILGRETIIDDAILLDIYGMGVLIRGEKDLKIGVTIELIERGHKFISDKNILVKETDRGLIGINTRAKVQPERDYYLLMGEDQEDINLTLNFGIISNEMRKRIELIIDLEYWDEKRFYDRLGVDEVFEYILDHPIKKITLPGRKGRNLAVVIETATIDSRLRLMGVNSAKYFMEESQRIIKEKRERKKRGENMEEKKVSMEEFIKFNPLEILYGEEYLKENYITSTSITRPAMALSGFFNLEEEIYENKGLQLITSVELEYLKRLPQEKRDENLKKYFSYNFPGIIICGDLNIPEDFKELVRENKKIVLKSPESNPSRIIASLNTYLEQRLADTLTVHGVFLEMYGFGILLTGRSGIGKSETALELIHRGHRLVADDLVKFRKSADGVVVGTASKLPFFMEIRGLGIIDIKTLYGMSSVVLSKNIEAIIEIKEQESDDYLTRVNYSTGKDKILDKEVYKAEIYMSSGRNAAAMVEIVVMNLMAKKLGHNPENSYEKLKKILMK, encoded by the coding sequence GTGTTAGATGAACCAAAAATAGTTACTCTTAGAGATATAATAGAACATTTTAATTTAGAAGTTTTAGTAGATGGAGATTTGGATCAAAGAATATATATGAATGAAATTCATAGAGTTGGATATGAATTTACAGGATTTTTTGTTGATAAAGAAGAATTAAAAAGGTCCGTTCATGTAATGGGACATAGAGAAAGTGAATATTTATTAAGACTATCTTCAGAAGAGAGACATAAAATTTTAGATAGATATTTTTCACATAAATTTCCTGCTCTTATTTTAAGTTGTAAAACAAAATATATAGAAAGTATTTTAGAAAGGGCTAAGATTTATAATAAGGTGGTTTTAAGAACTAAAAATAGAACTACAGAGTTTATAAGAGACTTTAACAATCTTTTAAGAAATATTTTAGGAAGAGAAACAATAATTGATGATGCTATTTTATTGGATATTTATGGAATGGGTGTATTAATTAGAGGAGAAAAGGACCTTAAAATTGGTGTTACTATAGAGTTAATTGAAAGAGGACACAAATTTATAAGTGATAAAAATATTTTAGTTAAAGAAACTGATAGAGGTTTAATAGGGATTAATACAAGAGCTAAAGTACAACCAGAGAGAGATTATTATCTTTTAATGGGAGAAGACCAAGAAGATATAAACCTTACATTAAATTTTGGAATTATTTCCAATGAGATGAGAAAAAGAATAGAACTAATAATAGATTTAGAATATTGGGATGAAAAAAGGTTTTATGATAGATTGGGAGTAGATGAAGTATTTGAATATATTTTAGACCACCCAATTAAAAAAATAACTTTACCAGGTAGAAAAGGTAGAAATTTAGCTGTTGTTATAGAAACAGCTACTATAGATTCTCGTCTAAGATTAATGGGTGTTAATTCTGCAAAATATTTTATGGAAGAGTCACAAAGAATTATAAAAGAGAAAAGAGAAAGAAAAAAAAGAGGAGAAAATATGGAAGAAAAAAAAGTTTCTATGGAAGAATTTATAAAATTTAATCCACTAGAAATATTATATGGAGAAGAGTATTTAAAAGAAAATTATATAACTTCAACAAGTATAACAAGACCAGCAATGGCTCTTTCAGGATTTTTTAATCTAGAAGAAGAAATATATGAAAATAAAGGATTACAACTTATTACCTCAGTAGAACTTGAATATTTAAAAAGATTACCTCAAGAAAAGAGAGATGAAAATTTAAAAAAATATTTTTCATATAATTTTCCAGGAATAATAATTTGTGGAGACCTAAATATACCAGAAGATTTTAAAGAGTTAGTAAGAGAAAATAAAAAAATAGTGTTAAAATCTCCTGAAAGCAATCCTTCAAGAATTATAGCAAGTTTAAATACATACCTTGAACAACGCTTAGCAGATACTTTAACAGTTCATGGAGTATTTTTAGAAATGTATGGCTTTGGAATTTTATTAACAGGTAGAAGTGGTATTGGTAAAAGTGAAACAGCTCTTGAATTAATTCATAGAGGGCATAGATTAGTGGCAGATGATTTAGTGAAGTTTAGAAAAAGTGCTGATGGAGTTGTTGTAGGTACAGCTTCTAAATTACCATTTTTTATGGAAATTAGAGGTTTAGGGATAATTGATATAAAAACTCTTTATGGAATGAGTTCTGTTGTTTTAAGTAAAAATATAGAAGCTATAATAGAGATTAAAGAACAAGAATCAGATGATTATTTAACAAGAGTAAATTATTCTACAGGAAAAGATAAAATTTTAGATAAAGAGGTCTATAAAGCTGAGATTTATATGTCATCAGGTAGAAATGCTGCAGCAATGGTAGAAATAGTAGTTATGAATTTAATGGCTAAAAAATTAGGGCATAATCCAGAAAATTCTTATGAAAAATTAAAAAAAATATTAATGAAATAA
- a CDS encoding bifunctional folylpolyglutamate synthase/dihydrofolate synthase, with amino-acid sequence MEMQELLDELYSYSLHGIKLGLENIQKICEALGNPQNNYKIIHITGTNGKGSTSTIIETVLLKAGYSVGKYTSPHILKFNERIRVDGEDISDKDISEIYKIVKEKIEELKITPTFFEVTTAMMFLYFSRKKIEYAILEVGMGGRFDATNVVQSDIAIITNVSLDHIEYLGKTIYEISREKAGIIKEKSYVIIGDNQEDFLKAIKEKTENFVDVIEKYKSVDYKLNFEKFNTDIFLEDKKYQLSLFGDYQVKNFLCAYEALCKLEVPKSIIEEAIKEVIWQCRFEVYRKNPITILEGAHNIDGIKNLKQIIEKEYLKDEVVLIVSILKDKKIKEMLKVCQEMSNNIILTSLKENPRGLSAKELYDYSDKNKVFISIEDMQEAYTYAKSLNKKIIIVCGSFYTCEKFKKEVELC; translated from the coding sequence TTGGAAATGCAAGAACTTTTAGATGAATTATATTCTTATTCATTACATGGAATAAAATTAGGTTTAGAAAATATACAAAAAATTTGTGAAGCATTAGGAAATCCACAAAATAACTATAAAATTATCCATATTACAGGAACCAATGGAAAGGGTTCGACTTCTACAATAATAGAAACAGTTCTTTTAAAAGCAGGTTATTCTGTTGGAAAATATACTTCTCCACATATTTTAAAATTTAATGAAAGAATAAGAGTAGATGGAGAAGATATATCAGATAAAGATATATCAGAAATTTATAAAATAGTTAAAGAAAAAATAGAAGAATTAAAAATAACTCCAACATTTTTTGAAGTAACTACCGCAATGATGTTTTTATATTTTTCTAGAAAAAAAATAGAATATGCCATCTTAGAAGTAGGAATGGGAGGAAGATTTGATGCTACTAATGTTGTTCAATCAGATATAGCTATAATAACAAATGTTTCTTTAGACCATATAGAATATTTAGGAAAAACTATTTATGAAATTTCTAGAGAAAAAGCTGGAATTATAAAAGAGAAAAGTTATGTAATAATAGGCGATAATCAAGAAGATTTTCTTAAAGCAATAAAAGAAAAAACAGAAAATTTTGTAGATGTTATTGAAAAATATAAATCTGTAGATTATAAATTAAATTTTGAAAAGTTTAATACAGATATTTTTTTAGAAGATAAAAAATATCAACTTTCATTATTTGGCGATTATCAAGTAAAAAATTTTTTATGTGCTTATGAAGCTTTATGTAAATTAGAAGTTCCGAAGTCTATAATAGAAGAAGCAATAAAAGAAGTTATTTGGCAATGTAGATTTGAAGTTTATAGAAAAAATCCTATTACTATTTTAGAAGGAGCTCATAATATAGATGGAATAAAAAATTTAAAACAAATAATAGAAAAAGAGTATTTGAAAGATGAGGTTGTTCTTATTGTATCAATATTAAAAGATAAAAAAATAAAAGAAATGTTAAAGGTTTGTCAGGAAATGAGTAATAATATAATTTTAACTTCTTTAAAAGAAAATCCTAGAGGATTATCAGCTAAAGAACTTTATGATTATTCAGATAAAAATAAAGTTTTTATATCAATAGAAGATATGCAAGAAGCTTATACTTATGCAAAAAGTTTAAATAAAAAAATAATAATAGTTTGTGGTTCTTTTTATACATGTGAAAAATTTAAAAAGGAAGTGGAATTATGTTAA
- a CDS encoding DNA polymerase III subunit alpha yields the protein MEKNFVHLHLHTEYSLLDGVGKIEEYIKKAKDLKMKSIGITDHGNMFGAIEMYQKAISNGIKPIIGIETYIAEFGIESKEGKIFHLVLLAMNNIGYKNLMKISSFAYTKGFYYKPRVDKKFLKEHSEGVIALSACMQGEISRKILDNEDEEKINNSVKEYIDIFGKENFYIEVQSNGFQEQKELNKKLLSIAQKFNLKIVATNDTHYVNKGEEVLQDILLCIQTGTKISDEKRMKIDTDELFFKSRQEMIDSLGEEYIEAINNTEEIANRCNLSIEFGKFKFPYYEIPKEFSSTYDYLKNLVYKGLEERYPLGLSDTILNRVEYELSVIKNMGYSEYFVVVWDFINFAKTNNIPIGPGRGSAAGSLVAYALKITELDPLKYHLIFERFLNPERISMPDIDIDICQERRQELIDYVTDKYGHDKVAQIITFGTLKARAAIRDIGRVLDVPISKIDKAAKLIPFNYTIKESLEEIQEFHDLYQTDSQIKRVVDFSKKLENKVRHSSIHAAGIVITKDSLDETVPLYQDKDSVIATQYQMKELEELGLLKMDFLGLRNLTNIQRTIDYIKKDLNIDIKLSDIPLDIKEIYQMLSLGDTLGVFQLESIGIRKILTKLKPDKFEDIIALLALYRPGPLGSGMVDDFINCKNGISQIKYPHDSLEDILKETYGVILYQEQVMSIANRMADYTLGEADLLRRAMGKKKFNIMNENREKFINRSLKKGYSEEIASEIFDLIYKFAGYGFNKSHSAAYALVAYWTAFFKVMYPKYYYAALMTSEMKDIEDIALYLQDAKKHGIKIELPNINKAESKFIVKDDKIIFSLSAIKNVGEKVAENIKKEWEENGDYKTFEDFVIRTKAYGVNKKTLEALIFSGATDILPGNRNEKLMSLTKTIDYANKVLKEDEIQQMNLFGEAKSTINSFSLINSPDFSLDEKLEKEKEVLGFYFSGHPLDKYSKLINSFDKEDIKNLKSENDNKEIKIFGILRNIKKIVTKNSGEIMGAFEVEDFTGSISGIIFPRNFSEYQNNFLEGNKVCIIGNIQTDYFNGNESKKIIAKKILFIEDILNEKFLKGYILLKEENKEIFPKLKSILKKHIGDIPIFFAIKTNTKKEVKPSNFKITISLNFIEEINSLFGEGCLKFR from the coding sequence ATGGAAAAAAACTTTGTTCATTTACATCTACATACTGAATATAGTCTTCTTGATGGAGTAGGAAAAATAGAAGAGTATATTAAAAAAGCAAAAGATTTAAAAATGAAAAGTATAGGTATAACTGACCATGGAAATATGTTTGGAGCTATTGAAATGTATCAAAAAGCAATTTCTAATGGTATTAAACCTATCATTGGAATAGAGACTTATATAGCTGAGTTTGGTATAGAATCTAAAGAGGGAAAAATATTTCATCTTGTATTACTTGCTATGAATAATATAGGATATAAAAATCTTATGAAAATAAGTTCTTTTGCTTATACAAAAGGTTTTTATTATAAGCCTAGAGTAGATAAAAAATTTTTAAAAGAACATAGTGAAGGAGTTATTGCTCTTTCAGCTTGTATGCAGGGAGAAATCTCAAGAAAAATTTTAGACAATGAAGATGAAGAAAAAATAAATAATTCTGTTAAAGAATATATAGATATTTTTGGAAAAGAAAATTTTTATATTGAAGTTCAAAGTAATGGTTTTCAAGAACAAAAAGAACTTAATAAAAAATTATTAAGTATAGCTCAAAAGTTTAATTTAAAAATTGTAGCTACAAATGATACTCACTATGTCAATAAAGGTGAGGAAGTTTTACAAGATATTTTACTTTGTATTCAAACAGGAACAAAAATTTCTGATGAAAAAAGAATGAAAATTGATACTGATGAACTTTTTTTTAAAAGTCGTCAAGAGATGATAGATTCTTTGGGAGAAGAATATATCGAAGCTATTAATAATACAGAAGAAATTGCTAATCGTTGTAATTTATCTATTGAATTTGGAAAATTTAAGTTTCCTTATTATGAAATTCCAAAAGAATTTTCTTCTACTTACGATTATTTAAAAAATTTAGTTTATAAAGGATTAGAAGAAAGATATCCTCTAGGACTTTCTGATACTATTTTAAATAGAGTTGAATATGAATTATCAGTTATAAAAAATATGGGATATTCTGAATACTTTGTAGTTGTGTGGGATTTTATTAATTTTGCTAAGACTAATAATATTCCTATTGGACCTGGAAGAGGTTCGGCAGCTGGAAGTTTAGTTGCTTATGCACTTAAAATAACAGAGTTAGACCCTTTAAAATATCATTTAATTTTTGAAAGATTTTTAAATCCTGAAAGAATATCTATGCCAGATATTGATATTGATATTTGTCAAGAAAGAAGACAAGAGTTAATAGATTATGTAACAGATAAATATGGTCATGATAAAGTTGCACAAATTATCACATTTGGAACTTTAAAAGCAAGAGCTGCCATAAGAGACATAGGAAGAGTATTAGATGTTCCAATTTCCAAAATTGATAAAGCAGCTAAACTTATTCCTTTCAATTATACTATTAAAGAATCATTAGAGGAAATTCAAGAATTTCATGATTTATATCAAACTGATTCTCAGATAAAAAGAGTTGTAGATTTTTCAAAAAAATTAGAAAATAAAGTAAGACATTCTTCTATTCATGCTGCTGGTATAGTTATCACTAAAGATTCTTTAGATGAAACAGTCCCTTTATATCAAGATAAAGATTCTGTTATAGCTACACAATATCAGATGAAAGAGTTAGAAGAACTAGGACTTCTTAAAATGGATTTCTTAGGACTTCGTAATCTTACGAATATTCAAAGAACTATAGATTATATAAAAAAAGATTTAAATATAGATATAAAACTTTCTGATATTCCACTTGATATAAAAGAAATTTATCAAATGTTATCACTTGGAGATACTTTAGGAGTATTCCAATTAGAGTCTATTGGAATTAGAAAAATTTTAACAAAACTTAAACCAGATAAATTTGAAGATATTATAGCCTTACTTGCTCTTTATAGACCTGGACCTTTAGGTTCTGGAATGGTTGATGATTTTATAAATTGTAAAAATGGAATATCACAAATAAAATATCCTCATGACTCATTAGAAGATATTTTAAAAGAAACTTATGGAGTTATTCTTTATCAAGAACAAGTTATGAGTATTGCCAATCGTATGGCTGATTATACTTTAGGAGAAGCTGATTTACTTAGACGGGCAATGGGAAAGAAAAAATTTAATATAATGAATGAAAATAGAGAAAAATTTATTAATCGTTCATTGAAAAAAGGTTATTCAGAAGAAATTGCCAGTGAAATTTTTGATTTAATTTATAAATTTGCTGGTTATGGATTTAATAAATCTCATTCAGCTGCTTATGCTTTAGTTGCCTATTGGACAGCCTTTTTTAAAGTAATGTATCCAAAATATTATTATGCTGCTTTAATGACTTCCGAGATGAAAGATATAGAAGATATTGCTCTTTATTTACAAGATGCTAAAAAACATGGAATAAAAATAGAACTTCCAAATATTAATAAAGCTGAATCAAAATTTATTGTGAAAGATGATAAAATTATCTTTTCTCTTTCAGCTATAAAAAATGTTGGAGAAAAGGTAGCTGAAAATATAAAAAAAGAATGGGAAGAAAATGGAGATTACAAAACTTTTGAAGACTTTGTAATAAGAACAAAGGCTTATGGAGTTAATAAAAAGACTTTAGAAGCTCTTATCTTCTCTGGGGCTACTGATATTTTACCTGGAAATAGAAATGAAAAATTAATGTCACTTACTAAAACTATAGATTATGCCAACAAAGTTTTAAAAGAGGATGAAATTCAACAAATGAATCTTTTTGGAGAGGCAAAATCTACTATAAATTCTTTTTCTCTTATAAATTCTCCTGATTTTTCTTTAGATGAAAAATTGGAAAAAGAAAAAGAAGTCCTTGGATTTTATTTTAGTGGACATCCTTTAGATAAATATTCTAAGCTTATAAATTCTTTTGACAAGGAGGATATTAAAAACTTAAAATCTGAAAATGACAATAAAGAAATTAAAATTTTTGGTATTTTAAGAAATATAAAAAAAATTGTTACAAAAAATTCTGGAGAAATTATGGGAGCCTTTGAAGTTGAAGATTTTACTGGAAGCATTTCTGGTATTATTTTTCCTAGAAATTTTTCTGAATATCAAAATAATTTTTTAGAAGGAAATAAAGTTTGTATTATTGGAAACATTCAAACTGATTATTTCAATGGAAATGAAAGTAAAAAAATTATTGCTAAAAAAATTTTATTTATAGAAGATATTTTAAATGAAAAATTTTTAAAAGGATATATTCTATTGAAAGAAGAAAATAAAGAAATTTTTCCTAAATTAAAATCAATTTTAAAAAAACACATTGGGGATATTCCTATATTTTTTGCTATTAAGACTAATACTAAAAAAGAAGTAAAACCTTCTAATTTTAAAATTACGATTTCTTTAAATTTTATTGAAGAAATTAATTCTTTATTTGGTGAAGGATGCCTAAAATTTAGATAA
- a CDS encoding acetyl-CoA carboxylase biotin carboxyl carrier protein — MEKDNILIDNLIDILNKNELSEIDFQDKDLKIKVKKDIIVEEIVEQEEIIEEFSKEDDDFIYIKSNNIGKFFFYDKTGVPLISVGQNIKIGQTIGFVSTVGIKTPIKSEVAGYVEQILLKNGEITDYGKNLIKLKKVLD, encoded by the coding sequence GTGGAAAAAGACAATATTTTAATTGATAATCTAATTGATATATTGAATAAAAATGAATTATCAGAAATAGATTTTCAAGATAAAGATTTAAAAATAAAAGTAAAAAAAGATATTATTGTTGAAGAAATTGTTGAACAAGAAGAAATAATTGAAGAATTTTCTAAAGAAGATGATGATTTTATTTATATAAAATCAAATAATATTGGAAAATTCTTCTTCTATGATAAAACAGGTGTTCCTTTAATTTCTGTTGGTCAAAATATAAAAATAGGTCAAACTATTGGATTTGTATCTACTGTGGGAATTAAAACTCCTATAAAATCAGAAGTTGCTGGTTATGTTGAACAAATACTTCTTAAAAATGGTGAAATAACTGATTATGGAAAAAATCTAATAAAATTAAAAAAAGTTCTTGATTAA
- the accC gene encoding acetyl-CoA carboxylase biotin carboxylase subunit produces MKKLLIANRGEIAVRIIRAAKELGIKTVAVYSEADKNSLHVKMADEAVCIGPAPAIDSYLKIPNIIAAAEITGADAIHPGYGFLAENYRFAKICRIHNLIYVGPNHECIKQMGDKATARQKAIENNVPVTNGTGIITDIEAAKKEIHERIGYPVMIKATAGGGGKGMRIARNDKELEKNIVAAQNEAEAAFNNPDVFVEKYIENPKHIEIQVVGDKHGNIIHLGERNCSIQRRNQKLIEESPSFRLPEKVRKAMGEAAVRLAKSIEYDSAGTLEFLVDDQNNFYFMEMNTRIQVEHTVTEAVTGLDIIKLQISLAEGDRLNISQEDIIPYGHAIECRINAEDTENGFIPCPGVITKYVVPGGIGIRVDSHSYQGYEISPYYDSMIGKLITFGMDRDEAIARMERALKEFVIEGVETTIPFHLKVLKNENYLKGNITTAFIEKEFGL; encoded by the coding sequence TTGAAAAAATTACTTATTGCTAATAGAGGGGAAATTGCTGTTAGAATTATAAGGGCTGCTAAAGAATTAGGAATTAAAACAGTTGCTGTTTATTCAGAAGCTGATAAAAATAGTCTTCATGTAAAAATGGCTGATGAAGCTGTATGTATTGGACCAGCTCCAGCTATTGATTCTTACTTAAAAATACCTAATATTATAGCAGCTGCTGAAATAACGGGAGCTGATGCTATACATCCTGGTTATGGATTTTTAGCTGAAAACTATAGATTTGCAAAAATTTGTAGAATACATAATCTTATTTATGTAGGACCTAACCATGAATGTATAAAACAAATGGGAGATAAAGCTACAGCTAGACAAAAAGCTATTGAAAATAATGTTCCTGTAACTAATGGTACTGGAATTATAACTGATATCGAAGCAGCTAAAAAAGAAATTCATGAAAGAATAGGATATCCTGTAATGATAAAAGCCACTGCTGGTGGTGGTGGTAAAGGAATGAGAATAGCTAGAAATGATAAAGAACTTGAAAAAAATATTGTCGCTGCTCAAAATGAAGCTGAAGCTGCTTTTAATAATCCAGATGTTTTTGTAGAAAAATATATTGAAAATCCAAAACATATTGAAATTCAAGTTGTTGGAGATAAACATGGAAATATAATTCATCTTGGAGAAAGAAACTGTTCTATTCAAAGAAGAAACCAAAAACTTATAGAAGAATCTCCATCTTTCAGACTTCCTGAAAAAGTTAGAAAAGCTATGGGAGAAGCTGCTGTAAGATTAGCTAAGTCTATTGAATATGATTCAGCTGGTACATTAGAATTCCTTGTTGATGACCAAAATAATTTTTATTTTATGGAAATGAACACAAGAATTCAAGTAGAACATACTGTTACTGAAGCTGTTACTGGTTTAGACATAATAAAATTACAAATAAGTTTAGCTGAAGGAGATAGATTAAATATATCTCAAGAAGATATTATTCCTTATGGACATGCTATTGAATGTAGAATAAATGCTGAAGATACTGAGAATGGTTTCATTCCTTGTCCCGGAGTTATAACTAAATATGTTGTTCCTGGAGGAATTGGTATAAGAGTTGATTCTCATTCTTATCAAGGGTACGAAATTTCTCCTTACTATGATTCTATGATAGGAAAGCTTATTACTTTTGGTATGGACAGAGATGAAGCAATAGCTAGAATGGAAAGAGCTCTTAAAGAATTTGTTATTGAAGGAGTTGAAACAACTATTCCATTCCATTTAAAAGTTTTAAAAAATGAAAACTATTTAAAAGGAAATATAACTACTGCATTTATTGAAAAGGAATTTGGTTTATAA
- a CDS encoding Asp23/Gls24 family envelope stress response protein produces the protein MSNLGNIKIADDVVKTIAAKATEDVEGVYRLAGGVADEFGKILGKKRGVNGIKVEVGEKECSIDTFIIIKHGYPISEVAKKVQESVLESVSRLTALKVIEVNVFVQDIKIEDDKNAKEENETAGEIE, from the coding sequence ATGAGTAACTTAGGAAATATAAAAATTGCTGATGACGTTGTAAAAACTATAGCAGCAAAAGCTACAGAAGATGTTGAAGGTGTATATAGATTAGCTGGTGGAGTAGCTGATGAGTTTGGTAAAATTCTTGGTAAAAAAAGAGGAGTTAATGGGATTAAAGTAGAAGTTGGAGAAAAAGAATGTAGTATAGATACTTTCATCATCATTAAACATGGATATCCTATATCTGAAGTTGCTAAAAAAGTTCAAGAATCTGTTTTAGAATCTGTTTCTCGTTTAACTGCTTTAAAAGTTATTGAAGTTAATGTTTTCGTACAAGATATTAAAATTGAAGATGACAAAAATGCTAAAGAAGAAAATGAAACAGCTGGAGAAATAGAATAA
- the amaP gene encoding alkaline shock response membrane anchor protein AmaP — translation MIKNIIFFFAWIGIFLLSMFGIIYIVSPEFLVSFNINTLIGNTFILTISIVYFIISLFRFITLFSRTKGYSITSSHGEVLVSTESIKSIIKETLEDDTEIKNLKISCGKKGRHYKVTLFIDMNTQRSIAEKSSEIQQKVKDELFRRLELEIQIVEIKISKVSIKNQSN, via the coding sequence ATGATAAAAAATATTATATTTTTCTTTGCATGGATTGGAATATTCTTATTATCTATGTTTGGAATTATTTACATAGTAAGTCCTGAATTTTTAGTATCATTTAATATAAATACTCTTATTGGAAATACTTTTATTTTAACTATTTCTATAGTTTACTTTATTATTTCTTTATTTAGATTTATCACTCTTTTCTCACGAACTAAAGGCTACTCTATTACAAGTTCTCATGGAGAAGTATTAGTATCTACAGAATCTATTAAAAGTATAATCAAAGAAACTTTAGAAGATGATACTGAAATTAAAAATCTTAAAATTTCTTGTGGTAAAAAAGGTAGACATTATAAAGTAACTCTTTTTATAGATATGAATACTCAAAGAAGTATTGCTGAAAAAAGTTCTGAAATTCAACAAAAAGTTAAAGATGAATTATTTAGAAGATTAGAACTTGAAATTCAAATAGTAGAAATTAAAATTTCTAAAGTTTCTATAAAAAATCAAAGTAATTAA